The stretch of DNA CGGCGTCGAGTGCGGCCCCGGCGGCGAGCGCGCAGACCAGGCCCCGCACCTCCTGCGACGGCTCGTCCGCCGCCCGCGCCGCGTCCCACGCGAGGGCCCGTGCCTGTTCGAGCCGCACCAGCATGTCCGCGCAGAGGTGCTTGACCGCCTGGAACTGCCCGATCGGCCGCCCGAACTGCTCCCGCACCTTCGCGTACTCGGTGGCGGTCTCCAGCGCCCATCCCGCGACGCCGCACGCGTCGGCGGCGTACACGGCACACGCGAGATCCCGTACGAGCGCGGCGTCGACGCCGAGCACCCGCCCGGCCGGGACCTCCACCCCGTCCGCCGTCACCTCGGCGGTGGGCCGCGTCGGATCGGCGCTCTCCTGCGTACGTACGGTCAGCTCGGCGGCGTCGACGGCCAGCCACTCGGTTCCGCGCGCGGACTCCGCGGCCAGGATCAGCAGGTCGGCGTCGGCTCCGGAGAGCACGGGCGGCGCGGTGCCGTCGAGGATGTAGCCGTCCGCCACGGACACCGCGGTCAGCGTGCCCGCACCGAGCGCGACGGCACCGATGCGCGCCCCGGACGCCAGGCCTGCGGCGAGCTCGCGGGCGCCCGCCCGGTGCAGCACGGCCGAGGCGAGGGAGCTCGCCAGGTACGGCCCCGGGAGCGCGGCCCGCCCGGCCTCCTCCAGGACGACGGCGAGGTCCACGAGGTCACCGCCCCCGCCGCCGCACTCCTCGGGCAGGTGCACCGCGAGCAGCCCCTGCTCGGCGAGCCCGTCCCAGTAGGCGGGCCTGGCGCCCTCTCCGGGTGGCGCGTCGTCGAGCAGCTTGCGTATCTCCTCGGGCGGTACGGCGCGGGCGGCCCAGCCGCGCACGGCCGCCGCCAACTCCCGCTGTTCCTGCGTGATTCCGATGCCCATGCGCGTCCTCGCCGGTAGCAGCTTCCGGGACGGCGACAGGCTAGAACACGTTTCAGTTCGATGGAAGTCTGACGGAAGGTCAGATACGGGTCCGCTTCGGGTCCGCTTCGACTCTCCTTCGGGTCCGCTTCAGCGGTGGCCGCGGGCCTCACCTGGCTGCCCGGTTAACAACAGGTCAAGAATTCCCCTCGTACGACGTCCGTCGGAATAGTCGCCCGGGGAAACAGGTTCGCACTGCACGTACCCCTGCCACCTTTTGCACCGCCCCCGGAGGCCCCACGTAATGACGCAGTCGACGACCCACCAACGCGGCACCCGCGGAGTCGTCCCCGTACTCGCCTTCGCCGGCATCGTCGTCGCGGTGATGCAGACGCTCCTGGTGCCGGTCATCAAGGACCTGCCGGCGCTTCTGAGCACCACGCCGTCGAACGCCACCTGGGTCATGACGGCGACGCTGCTCGCCGGCGCCGTCTCGACCCCGATCATGGGCCGCCTCGGGGACCTCTACGGCAAGCGCCGCATGCTTCTGATGAGCCTGGCCGTGATGGTCGTGGGCTCCCTGATCTGCGGTTTCACCGACGACCTCGTCGTGATGATCGTCGGCCGCGCACTCCAGGGCTTCGCGATGGGCGCCATCCCGCTCGGCATCGGCCTGATGCGCGACGGGCTGCCCCGCGAGAAGCTCGGCTCCGCGATGGCCCTGATGAGCTCGTCCATCGGCGTCGGCGGCGGCCTCGCGCTGCCGCTCGCGGCACTGACCGCGCAGAACGCCGACTGGCACGCCCTGTTCTTCGGCGCGGCGGGCCTCGGCGTCATCTCGATGCTCCTGACCGTCCTCTTCGTACCCGAGAGCACGGTGAAGGCGCAGGGCACGTTCGACGTGGCCGGCGCGCTCGGCCTCTCCGCGGGCCTGGTCCTCTTCCTCCTGCCCATCACCAAGGGCAGCGACTGGGGCTGGACCTCGGGCATGACGCTCGGCCTGTTCGGCGCGGCGGCGGTCGTCCTGGTCCTGTGGGGCGTGATGGAGCTGCGCCTCAAGGCACCGCTGGTGGACCTGCGCACCACGGCACGCCCCGCGGTCCTGTTCACCAACCTGGCCTCGATCATGGTCGGCGTGGCGTTCTACGCGATCTCGCTCGTCCTCCCGCAACTGCTCCAGCTGCCGACCGCCACCGGCTACGGCCTCGGCCAGTCCATGGTCGTCGCGGGTCTGTGCGTGGCGCCGCTGGGCCTGACGATGATGTTCACGGCCCCGGTCTACGCCCGCCTCTCGGCGAAGTACGGCCCGAAGGTCACCCTCATCCTCGGCATGCTGATCATCGCGATCGGCTACGGAGCGGGCCTCGGCCTGATGAGCGCCGCCTGGCAGACGATCATCATCGCGGTGGTCGTCGGCGCGGGCATCGGCCTCGCCTACTCCTCGCTCCCGGCGCTGATCATCGGCGCGGTGGACCCGTCGGAGACGGGCGCGGCGAACGGCTTGAACACCCTGATGCGCTCGATCGGTACGTCGGTGTCGAGCGCCGTGATCGGCATGGTCCTCGCCAACACGGCGGACCACGTGGGCGGCGTCGCGATCCCCACCATGACGGGCTTCCGCACGTCGTTCCTGATCGCCACGGGCGCGGTGGCCCTGGGCCTGGTCTTCGCCCTGTTCCTGCCCTCCGCCCGCCGCTCGGCCAGGACTCAACTGCGGGCCAGCAGCGAGGAGGACGCGAACCTGCGGGCCGCGACGGAGGCGCTCGCCGGTTTCCACGGCCGGGTACTGAGCCCCTCCGGGGCGCCGGTCGCGCGCGCCAAGGTGACGCTGATCGACCGGCGTGGACGGCAGGCGGGGGCGGCGCTCACGGATGAGGGCGGGCGCTACTCGCTCTCCGTCCCGGGCGACGGCTCGTACGTCCTCGCCGCGACGGCCGCGGGGCATGCGCCGCTTGCCTCGGCGGCGGCGCATCGTGGGGACGACCGGGCGGTGGAGCTGGATCTGCTGCTGCCGGGCGGGAGTGATGTGCGGGCGTAGGGCGGGGCCTGCGGGGCACAACAAGATGGCCTCGAACGCCGGCCGGGCTGATTGGTTTCAGCCCGTCCGGCGTTTGAGGACGAACTCGGCGAAGCCGGTGATAAGGGCAACCAAGGCCCCGCCTCCCGGACTGCCCAGGCCATGCGGCAGCATAGGTCGGCCCGAGACGCACCCATCGCATTGACGACCGTGAGGACCCCATGGCCGCCCCCCAGCCCAAGCCGGAGATTCTCGCCGCCTTCGAAGCGGCCAAGGGCTTCATGCCCGCCGGTGAAGGCCTCGCCCTGTACGCCGCGGCGGCGGAAGCCGCAGCGCTCGGGCTTCCGCTCCTGGAGGTCGGGACGTACTGCGGCCGCTCCACGATCCTGCTCGCGGACGCCGCCCGCGAGGCCGGCGTCACGGCCATCACCGTGGACCACCACCGCGGCAGCGAGGAGCAGCAGCCGGGCTGGGAGTATCACGATCCGGCGACGGTCGACCCGGAGGTGGGGCAGATGGACACCCTCCCCACCTTCCGCCGCACGCTGCACCACGCGGGCCTTGAGGACCACGTGATCGCGATCGTCGGGCGCTCGCCGCAGGTGGCGAAGGCGTGGGGCGGACCGCTGGGCCTGGTCTTCATCGACGGCGGCCACACGGACGAGCACGCGACGGGCGACTACGAGGGCTGGGCCCCGCACATCGCGGAGGGCGGCCTGCTCCTGATCCACGACGTCTTCCCGAACCCCACCGACATCATGACGGGCCAGGCCCCGTACCGCGTCTACCTCAGGGCCCTGGAGTCCGGCGCGTTCACCGAGGTCTCGGCAACCGACTCCCTGCGCGTCCTGCGGCGAACGGGAGCGGGGATCTGACCTCGCGGTTAGAGTCGCTCTCGTGTCGTACGTAGGTCCGGACAGCCAGCCCCCACGCCCGCCCCGCCGTTTCAGCGGCGGCCCCCTCACGGTGACGCTCGCCGCGCTGGTGCCGACGTGCCTCGCGGGGTGGCTCATCTACGAGGCGACGAGCGGCCCCGGTGGCAACGAGCCATCCAGAACGCTCCCCTCCACAAGCCAGTCCGCGCAGGGTTCGGCGTCCTCCGCGAAACCCTCCCCGTCGGCCTCCGAGAAGGACGACGGCAAGGGCGACGAGGGTGACGAGGGCGACGGCAAAGCGAGTGATGAGCCGAGCACGACCAAGCCCCCGAAGTCTTCGAGCCGCCCCGCCGCCTCCGGCCCCCTCAAGGGCAAGGTCGTCGTGGTCGACCCCGGTCACAACACGGGCAACGGCAGGCACACGGCCGAGATCAACAAGCTGGTGAACGTCGGCACGCACCGCAAGGAGTGCGACACCACGGGCACCTCCACGAACAACGGTTACACCGAGGCCCAATTCACCCTCGACGTCTCGCGCCGCCTGCGCACTCTCCTGGAGAAGCAGGGCGCCACGGTCAAGTTCACCCAGGACGGCGACCGCCCCTGGGGCCCCTGCGTCGACGAGCGTGCCCGCATCGGCAACAACGCCCGCGCGGACGCCGTCGTCTCCGTCCACGCCGACGGCTCCGCGGCCGGCAACCGCGGCTTCCACGTGATCCTGCCCGCATCCGTGAAGTCCGGCGCCGCGGACACCTCCAAGATCGTCGCCCCTTCGCGCGACTTGGGCGAGCGCGTCGCGGGCACGTTCCTGCGCGCGACGGGCAGCGCCCCCTCCAACTACGTCGGCGACGGCACCGGACTCGACGTACGCAAGGACCTGGGTGGCCTCAACCTGTCCACCGTCCCCAAGGTGTTCATCGAGTGCGGCAACATGCGGGACGCGAAGGACGAGGCGTTGCTCACCAGCGGCACCTGGCGGCAGAAGGCGGCTCAGGGGATCTCCGACGGAATCGTGAGCTTCCTGCGGGGATAACGGGTCGGTAGCGGGTCGGTAGGGCTTCAGGTCTTTATCCCGAGCAGACACCCCACCCGCGTGAACGATAATGTCCTCCGTACGATGGGGGGCCATCCCCGCGCTCCGCACCACGACCTTGGGGCGAGCGACGCCTCCACCGACGAGACGACTTACGAAGGACCTGAAGTGAATATCCGCTCTCTCACTCGAGGCGACGGCGTGGTGATCGGGGCAGCGGTTTTGCTGTTCATCGCCTCGTTCCTGGACATCTTCGATGTCGAAGGCGCCTCGGACTCGCTGGACATGCCGAACTCCTGGAGCAGTGGCCCGATCCTCATGGGCGTCACCCTGGCCGGGATCATCGGTGCCGTCTGCATCGTCGTCTCCCGCGGTCTGCCGACGCCTCCGAAGGTACTCGGCCTCGACCTCGGACACTTCGGTGTCGCCTTCGCCATCGCCGCCGCCTGGAGCGCCCTCGGGCAGGTCTTCGACCCCTCCAGCGGCTACGACAACGTGGGCTCGGGCGGGGGCGATACCGGTGTCGACGCCGGCATCGGCATCATCCTCTCCCTGATCGCCACGCTCATCCTGGCCGCCGGTGCGATCCTCGCCCTGACGGTCCCCGCCTTCAAGGCCCCCCTCGTCGGTGCCCCGCGCCCCGCCGCCCCCCAGCCCTACGGCGGTCAGCCGCAGGGTGGGTACGGCTACCCCGGTGCGCAGGGCCAGCCGCAGCAGGGTCAGCCCTACGGCGCCCAGCCCGGTCAGCCGCAGCAGGGTCAGCCCTACGGCGCCCAGCCGGGTCAGCCGCAGCCGGGGCAGCAGACGCCGCCTCCCGGACAGGCGCAGGCCACCGGCGACTTCTCGCCGTTCTGGTTCGCCGTGCCGGTGCCGCGTCCGCTGTACGCGGAGGACGGTTCGCCGACGCCGATCGCCGAACTGGCGCCCGGCACCTGGTACTTGGCCGTCGAGCAGCGCGGTCCCGGCCTGGTGGCCCAGACGCAGGACGGCCGTCGTGGCGTGCTGCAGGACACCACGGGGATCCAGCGCGGCTGAGTCCCTGCCACAGGCAGCACCGCGGCCCCTCGCCCTTCCGGGCGGGGGGCCGTTGTCGTACAGTCGCCACCCTGCACTGAACTGACGGGCCGTCAGAAAGGATCGGGGATCGCGTATGCGCCTGGGACTCGCACTCGGCTACTGGGGGCGCGGCCCCGACCCCGGGCACGTGGCACTCGCCCAGGAGGCCGAGCGGCTCGGATACGACTCCGTGTGGACGGCGGAGGCGTGGGGCTCCGACGCCTTCACTCCCCTGACCTGGATCGCGGCACAGACCTCAAGGATCAAGCTGGGCACGGCGGTCGCACAGATGGCGGCGCGCTCGCCGGTGACGACCGCGATGCACGCGCTGACCCTGGACCACCTGTCCGGCGGGCGGATGATGCTCGGGCTCGGGCTCTCCGGGCCACAGGTGGTGGAGGGGTGGTACGGGCGACCGTTCCCCAAGTCGCCCCTGACCGCCACGCGGGAGTACGTCGACGTGATCCGCCAGGTGCTGCGGCGGGACGGGCCGGTGGCTCTGGAGGGGCGCTTCCACTCGCACCCCTACCGAGGGCAGGACGGGAGCGGGCTCGGCAAGCCCCTGAAGCCGATCACGCATCCGCTGCGGGCCGATCTGCCGGTGCTGCTCGGCGCGGAGGGCCCGAAGAACATCGCGCAGACGGTGCGGATCGCGGACGGCTGGCTGCCGCTCTACTGGTCGCCGATGCGGGCCGACGTGTACGAGGCGTCGCTGGAGGGCGCGCGGGACGGCTTCGTGGTCGCCCCCATGGCGCGGGCGAAGGTCTGCGACGACGTTGCGGAGGGCTTGCTTCCGGTCAAGGCGATGCTGGGGTTCTATATCGGCGGAATGGGGCACTCCGCGCGAAACTTTCATGCGGATCTGATGGCGCGGATGGGGTTCGAGGCGGAGGCGCGGAGGATCCAGGAGCTGTTTCTGGCGGGGCGCCGGGAGGAGGCGGTCCTTGCCGTTCCTGATGCCTTCGCCGATGAGATCTCGCTGGTGGGGCCTCGGGAACGGATCGCGGAACGGTTGGAGCTGTGGCGCAAGGGTCCGGTCACGGATCTGCTGGTGCTGGCGCCGGACGCTCATACGCTGCGGGTGCTGGCGGAGCTGAACGGCTGAGAAATCAGCCCGTCCGGCGTTTGAGGACGAACTCGGCGAAGCCGGTGATCGACGGCGCCCAAGGCTCCGGAGCCGGACTCAGCCCTTCGCAAGCTCCCCGGCCGACGGCACCCGATCCTTCACCTCCGCCCCCGCCCCCTTCCCCGCATCCTTGACCGACTTGATGACGTCGTCGAAGGAGTTCACGACCGAGTCCGTCGACTCCCCCTTGCGGAGCTTCGAGGGGAGGTCCTTGAGGGCGTCGATCCCCGCGGTCAGGGGAGCCACCGCCTTCGCCAGCGTCGGGTCGCCCTTGGCGTTCTTCGTCGCCGCCTTCAGACGGTTGTAGGCGAGGGTTCCGGCGAGCCCCGCCTTGATCAGGGCGAACTTCCGCCCGTCCGCGCCCTTCTTGAACTTCCCCGCGCGAAAGGGCTTCACGATCCACTGGTACGTCGCCCCCGCGGCGATCCCCGCGTTCGCCACGAACCGGGTCTTCGCGAACTTCTGCTTCTGGGCGGAGCTGGTGCCCGACGGCGTGGACGAAGCGTCAGCGGTATCGTCACCGCCGCACGCGGTCGTCCCCGCGAGCAGGGTTCCGCACAGCACAGGGGCGACGAAAGACCGGCGTACGGCCGCGGCGGACAGCGACACGGGGACCTCCAGGGCCTCCAGGGGCGGACAGCTCTCCCGGCAGCCTCACCCCGCCCGGCGGGAGCCGCCACTCGGGCGAGCCCGTACGGGTTTCGGCCAGGCCGAGCCTGGTACCCGTCCTCCCATGTCCACCCGACAAGCACGTGGCAGCAGCGCAGCGAGGGTCGTCGTCATCGTCGCGGACGTGATGGCCATCATCCTCGGCCTGTGGATCCTCATGTATCTGTTGGACGCGAACCGCGCCAACGACCTCGTCCAGTTCATCCATGACGTGGCCCGCTGGCTGGCCGGCTGGTCCCATGACCTGTTCACGTTCGACGAGGCATGGGCCCGAGTCGTCTGCGGCTACGGCCTGGCGGCCCTCGTCTACGTCTTCGTCGGCCACGCCATCGCGGGACGGCTCCGCCGCTACTGAGCAACCGGAGCCACCACGCCCCCCGACCTGGCGCTACTGGCCCCCCGCGGCCGCCCCGCAGCACTCCGGCGCGAGGCCCATCGGCAGGCGTTCTCCCGAGAACACCGCGCAGGTGGCCTCGTCGCCGCCGAGTGCCGCCACCGCCAGCAGCAGGGAGCCCGCCGTCCACGTCGTCAGTTCCTCAGGCCAGATCGCCTTGTCGTCGAAGACGTAGCCCGTCCAGTAGAGGCCGGTCTCCGGGTCGCGCAGGTGCTGGATCGACTGGAGGATCTCCAGGGCGCGGTCCGATTCGCCCAACACCCAGAGGGACAGGGCGAGTTCGGCACTCTCGCCGCCCGTCACCCAGTTGTTGGGGATGACGCAGCGCACGCCCAGGTCCGGCACCACGAAGCGGTCCCAGCCCTCCTCCATGCGGGACTTGGCCTCCGCGCCCGTCAGCGCGCCGCCGAGGACCGGGTAGTACCAGTCCATCGAGTAGCGGTCCTTGTCCAGGAAGCGCTCGGGGTGGCTGCGTATCGCGTGGGCAAGGGCGCCCGTCGCCAACTCCCAGTCCGGCTGCGGTTCCTCGCGCTGCTCGGCGATCGCCAGGGCGCAGCGCAGCGCCTGGTGGATGGACGAACTGCCGGTCAGCAGCGCGTCGTTGACCGGCGTCCCGTCCTGCTCCCGCTTCCAGCCGATCTGGCCGCCCTGCTGCTGCAGCGCCAGGACGAACTCCACCGCGCCCACCACCGTCGGCCACAGGCGGTCCAGGAACGTGTCGTCGCCGGTCGAGAGGTAGTGGTGCCAGACACCCACGGCGATGTACGCGCAGAAGTTCGTCTCGCGGCCCCGGTCCGTCACGTCGTGCGGATCCCCGTCGGCGTACGCCGCGTACCAGGAACCGTCCGGATTCTGGTGCCGTGCCAGCCAGTCGTAGGCACGGGCCGCGGCCGCGTGCTCGCCCGCCGCGTCCAGGGCCATGGCGGCCTCGGTGTGGTCCCAGGGGTCGAGGTGGTGGCCGCGGAACCACGGGATCGCGCCGTCCTCGCGCTGGACCGCCAGAATCCCGCGGACTGTTCGCGTGGCCTGATCCGCCGTCAGGACGCCCGGCAGGACCAGGTGTTCCGTCCGCTCCGGGCTCGTCACGCGTCGGTCTTCGCGTCGGCCTTCGGCAGGTGCGGCTTCGTCGCGTACGCCACGAAACTCTTGCCCACGACCGGGTTGAGCAGCTGCTCCGCCACCTTCGTGGCCAGCGGTTTCTTCATGATGTCCCAGACCAGGAGCTTGTGGTACGCCCGCACCGGCAGTGCCTTGTCGTTGTCGACGCCGAACGCGCACTTCAGCCACCAGTACGGCGCGTGCAGCGCGTGCGCGTGATGCGTGCCGTACGGCTTCAGGCCCGCCTCCCGCATCCTGCCGAGCAGCTCGTCGGCCTTGTAGATGCGGATGTGACCGCCCTCGACCTCGTGGTAGGCGTCCGACAGGGCCCAGCAGATCTTCTCCGGGCCGTAGCGCGGGACCGTCACCGCGATGCGGCCGCCCGGCTTCAACACGCGGACCATCTCCGCGAGTACGCCCTTGTCGTCGGGGATGTGCTCCATCACCTCGGAGATGATCACGACGTCGAACGAGGCGTCGGGGAAGGGGAGGTTGAGCGCGTCGCCCTCCATCGCGGTGGCGGTCGCGCCCGCGGGCGCCTCGCCCGCCTCCTTCATCGCGGCGAACCACTTGGCGACCTCGCGGATCTCCTCGCCGTTCTGGTCGAGGGCCACCACCTGGGCCCCCCGCCGGTAACACTCGAAGGCGTGCCGGCCCGCGCCGCAGCCCAGGTCCAGGACGCGGTCGCCCGCGGCGAGCGGGAAGCGGGTGAAGTCGACGGTCAGCATCAGCGATGGCTCCCGGAGTACGTCGGGGTGGTGGCCGCGGGGCGGCCGGATTGCGAACCCGCGGTTCCGGCGATCGCCGCGCGGTACAGCTCTGCGGTGCCCTGGGCGGCGCGGGCCCAGGTGAATTTGGCGAGAACCCGCTCGCGGCCTGCCGCGCCGAGGCGGGCCCGCAGTTCGCGGTCGCCGAGGAGCCGGATCAGGCCCGCGGCGAGGGCGCCGGGGTCGGCGGGCCGCACCGCGATGCACGTCTCGCCGTCCGGCCCCGCGACCTCCGGGATCGCGCCGCCGGTCGTGGCGAGGAGCGGCGTCCCGGTCGCCATCGCCTCCGCCGCGGGGAGCGAGAAGCCCTCGTACAGCGAAGGGACGCAGGCGACCTCGGCCGAGCGGACGAGGTCCACCAGCTCCGCGTCGGTGATGCCCTTGACGAACTCGATGGCGCCTTCGAGGCCGTACTTCTCGATCGCCTGCGCGACAGGGCCGTCCTCGGCACGCTTGCCGACGACGACGAGGTGGGCGGCGGGGTTCTCGGCGCGGACCTTGGCCAGCGCCTCGACGAGGTAGATGAGGCCCTTGAGCGGGACGTCCGCGCTGGATGTCGTGACGATCCGGCCCGGCACCTCGGGGACCGAGGGGTCCGGCGAGAAGAGGTCGGTGTCGGCGCCGATGTGCACGACGTCGATGCGGTCCTCGCGTACGCCGAGGTGGTCGACGATCTCCTGGCGCGAGGTGCCGGAGACGGTGAGCACGGAGGGCAGCCGGCGGGCCACGCGCTTCTGCATGCGCGTGAACGCGTACCAGCGGCGTACGGACATGCGGCGCCGCCAGTCGGGCGCCGCGTCGAGGTCCAGCCGGCGGTCCACGGTGATGGGGTGATGGATCGTCGAGACGAGCGGGGCGCCGAGGTCGCCCAGCAGGCCGTAGCCGAGCGTCTGGTTGTCGTGCACGACGTCGAACTCGCCCCGCCTGGCGCGCAGATGGCGGCGGGCGCGCAGACTGAACGTCGCGGGTTCGGGGAAGCCGCCGGTCCACATCGTCGCCACTTCGAGCGCGTCGACCCAGTCGCGGTACTCGTCGCGCTTGGGCGTGCGGAAGGGGTCGGGCGAGCGGTAGAGGTCGAGGCTCGGCAGCTCGGTGAGCCTGAGGCCTTCGAGGCCCTCGTCCAGGACGGGGTAGGGCTGCGCGCCGATCACTTCGACGCTGTGGCCGAGGCGGGCCAGCTCGCGTGAGAGGTGACGTACGTAGACGCCTTGTCCCCCGCAGAACGGGTTCCCTTTGTACGTGAGGAGAGCGATGCGCAACGGACGGTCACCATCGGCGTCACCATCGGCGTACGGCCCCGTCCGGGGGCCCGCCTCCATGGCCTCAGCGGTCACTCTCGGCCCCCTTCTCCCTGCGGTTGTCCGCGAGGTTACGCCGGGACGGTAATCTAGAACAAGTTTCAGACTTGATCGTTGAATGATCGCTGATTGATCGCGGAACGAGCTTTGAATCTACCGGCAGGTAGCCGCGCTGTAAGGCCCGGATCAGGTGATTCGCGCCACGGCAGGTGCCCTGCCATGCTGGCCCACCACATCACCGGACCGGGACGACGGAACAACGGGACATATGACAGCGGAAGCCAAGGCAGCGGAAGTCGCAGCAGCTGATCCGGCGTCGCCACCCCTGACCGAACGGCAGGAGGCGCGCCGCCGCCGCATCCTGCACGCCAGCGCTCAACTCGCGAGCAGGGGCGGGTTCGACGCGGTGCAGATGCGGGAGGTCGCCGAGTCGTCGAGCGTCGCCCTCGGCACGCTGTACCGCTACTTCCCCTCCAAGGTGCATCTCCTGGTCGCCACCATGCAGGACCAGTTGCAGCACATGCACACCACGATCCGCAAGCGCCCGCCCGCGGGTGACACGCCCGCCGAGCGGTGCGCCGAGACGCTGATGCGGGCCTTCCGCGCCCTGCAGCGCGAGCCGCATCTCGCGGACGCCATGGTCAGGGCACTGACCTTCGCCGACCGCTCCGTGAGCCCCGAGGTGGACACGGTCTCGCGGCTGACCACGGCGATCATCCTGGACGCGATGGGCCTGGAGGACGCGCCGACCCCCGAGCAGCTCTCGGCGGTCCGGGTCATCGAGCACACCTGGCACTCGGCGCTGATCACCTGGCTCTCGGGGCGGGCGTCGATCGCGCAGGTCAAGATCGACATCGAGATGGTGTGCCGTCTGATCGACCTGACGACCCCCGAGACCGCGTAGCCCTCACACGCCCCCCGAGAGCACACATTCCCCGGGGCGGCGCCCTCCGCAACCCCTGAATCGGTGCACGGGGGGCGCACGTCTGCCTGGCAATTGCGCCCCTGAGCCTCTCCTGGTCCCGCTTGGCCAGATCTCGCGGCCGTACGAGCGGTCGGCGCCGCTATGAATGGTCTACGTGCTGAATGAAGCAACCGGGAACCGACAGCGGGAAACTCGAGGAGCGAAACGTGATCCGGGCACTTCTCGTGCACGATGCCTGTCTGCTGAGATCGGCTCTGGCGGAACGCCTCGCCCGTGAGCCGGATCTGGAGGTGTTCCATGCACCGTGGCACGACGCCCGCGACCGTGTGGGTGCGGTGCGTCCCGACGTCTGCGTGGTCGACCCCGACGGCGACACGGCGTACGCCTCCGCCGAGTTCGGGGAGCAGTCCCATCCGGTGAACGGCGGCCTCGGCTGCCCGCTCCTCGTCCTGGTGTCCGGCAGCCGGCCGGGGCTGCTGCGGCGCTGCATGGAGGCAGGCGCCCTCGGCTACGTGGACAAGGCGAGCCCGCCGGACCGGCTCCTCGCCGGGATCAGGCAGGTGGCGGCCGGGCAGCGGTTCGTGGACGAATCGCTGGGGTACGGTTTCCTGAAGGCGGCTCAGATGCCGCTGACGCAACGGGAGTTACTGGTGCTCTCACTGGCCGCCGGTGGCGCGCCCGTCGCCGAGATCGCGCACCGCCTGCACCTGACCAACGGGACGGTGCGCAACTACATGGCCGCGATCACCCGAAAGACCGGGGCCCGCAACAGGATCGACGCCATACGGATCTCGCGCGGGGAGGGCTGGGTGTGAAGTGACGTTCGCGGGGCCCCAGTTGCCGCTCAACTCGCGGTAGAGCGAGGAGCGTTCGAGCAGCTCATCGTGGCGGCCGCACAGGGTGTGCGTGCCGTCCATCACCAGGATCCGGTCGGCGCGGCGGGCCGAGCTGATGCGGTGGGCGATCACCACGAGGGTGCCGCCGGGCCGCGCCGCGAACGCCCGCTCGGCGCGGGCCTCCGCCACCGGGTCGAGGTGGCAGGTGGCCTCGTCGAGCAGGGCGAGGGGCGCGTACGAGAGGTAGGCGCGGGTCAGCGCGATGAGCTGTCGCTCGCCCGCGGAGAGCGCGGCGGGGTCGACCGGGGCGGTGAGCCCCCCGAGCCGCTCGATCACCCCGCTGAGCCCGACTGCCCGCGCGGCGGCCAGCAACTCCGCGTCGCTGACGGTGTCGGCCCGCAGATACTCCAGGTTCTGCCGCACCGTGCCGCTGAAGACGTACGCCTCCTGCGGGATCAGCACCCGTTGCTGTATCGCTTCTTGGGAGCGGGACGGCACCCCGTGCACCCGCGCCTCGCCCTCGCCCGGCTCCAGGAGCCCCGCGACCAGCGCGGCCAGCGTGGACTTGCCGATCCCGCTCGGCCCCACCACCGCGAGGTGCCCGCCCCGCGGAACGACCAGATCGAGCCCTTTCAGCACCGGCTCCGCACCGGGGCCGTAGGCGAAGGTGAGGGAGGAGACCTCCAGGGCCGGGGCG from Streptomyces sp. BA2 encodes:
- a CDS encoding prenyltransferase, with product MTSPERTEHLVLPGVLTADQATRTVRGILAVQREDGAIPWFRGHHLDPWDHTEAAMALDAAGEHAAAARAYDWLARHQNPDGSWYAAYADGDPHDVTDRGRETNFCAYIAVGVWHHYLSTGDDTFLDRLWPTVVGAVEFVLALQQQGGQIGWKREQDGTPVNDALLTGSSSIHQALRCALAIAEQREEPQPDWELATGALAHAIRSHPERFLDKDRYSMDWYYPVLGGALTGAEAKSRMEEGWDRFVVPDLGVRCVIPNNWVTGGESAELALSLWVLGESDRALEILQSIQHLRDPETGLYWTGYVFDDKAIWPEELTTWTAGSLLLAVAALGGDEATCAVFSGERLPMGLAPECCGAAAGGQ
- a CDS encoding LLM class F420-dependent oxidoreductase; translated protein: MRLGLALGYWGRGPDPGHVALAQEAERLGYDSVWTAEAWGSDAFTPLTWIAAQTSRIKLGTAVAQMAARSPVTTAMHALTLDHLSGGRMMLGLGLSGPQVVEGWYGRPFPKSPLTATREYVDVIRQVLRRDGPVALEGRFHSHPYRGQDGSGLGKPLKPITHPLRADLPVLLGAEGPKNIAQTVRIADGWLPLYWSPMRADVYEASLEGARDGFVVAPMARAKVCDDVAEGLLPVKAMLGFYIGGMGHSARNFHADLMARMGFEAEARRIQELFLAGRREEAVLAVPDAFADEISLVGPRERIAERLELWRKGPVTDLLVLAPDAHTLRVLAELNG
- a CDS encoding DUF5336 domain-containing protein, with translation MNIRSLTRGDGVVIGAAVLLFIASFLDIFDVEGASDSLDMPNSWSSGPILMGVTLAGIIGAVCIVVSRGLPTPPKVLGLDLGHFGVAFAIAAAWSALGQVFDPSSGYDNVGSGGGDTGVDAGIGIILSLIATLILAAGAILALTVPAFKAPLVGAPRPAAPQPYGGQPQGGYGYPGAQGQPQQGQPYGAQPGQPQQGQPYGAQPGQPQPGQQTPPPGQAQATGDFSPFWFAVPVPRPLYAEDGSPTPIAELAPGTWYLAVEQRGPGLVAQTQDGRRGVLQDTTGIQRG
- a CDS encoding N-acetylmuramoyl-L-alanine amidase codes for the protein MSYVGPDSQPPRPPRRFSGGPLTVTLAALVPTCLAGWLIYEATSGPGGNEPSRTLPSTSQSAQGSASSAKPSPSASEKDDGKGDEGDEGDGKASDEPSTTKPPKSSSRPAASGPLKGKVVVVDPGHNTGNGRHTAEINKLVNVGTHRKECDTTGTSTNNGYTEAQFTLDVSRRLRTLLEKQGATVKFTQDGDRPWGPCVDERARIGNNARADAVVSVHADGSAAGNRGFHVILPASVKSGAADTSKIVAPSRDLGERVAGTFLRATGSAPSNYVGDGTGLDVRKDLGGLNLSTVPKVFIECGNMRDAKDEALLTSGTWRQKAAQGISDGIVSFLRG
- a CDS encoding class I SAM-dependent methyltransferase encodes the protein MAAPQPKPEILAAFEAAKGFMPAGEGLALYAAAAEAAALGLPLLEVGTYCGRSTILLADAAREAGVTAITVDHHRGSEEQQPGWEYHDPATVDPEVGQMDTLPTFRRTLHHAGLEDHVIAIVGRSPQVAKAWGGPLGLVFIDGGHTDEHATGDYEGWAPHIAEGGLLLIHDVFPNPTDIMTGQAPYRVYLRALESGAFTEVSATDSLRVLRRTGAGI
- a CDS encoding MFS transporter; protein product: MTQSTTHQRGTRGVVPVLAFAGIVVAVMQTLLVPVIKDLPALLSTTPSNATWVMTATLLAGAVSTPIMGRLGDLYGKRRMLLMSLAVMVVGSLICGFTDDLVVMIVGRALQGFAMGAIPLGIGLMRDGLPREKLGSAMALMSSSIGVGGGLALPLAALTAQNADWHALFFGAAGLGVISMLLTVLFVPESTVKAQGTFDVAGALGLSAGLVLFLLPITKGSDWGWTSGMTLGLFGAAAVVLVLWGVMELRLKAPLVDLRTTARPAVLFTNLASIMVGVAFYAISLVLPQLLQLPTATGYGLGQSMVVAGLCVAPLGLTMMFTAPVYARLSAKYGPKVTLILGMLIIAIGYGAGLGLMSAAWQTIIIAVVVGAGIGLAYSSLPALIIGAVDPSETGAANGLNTLMRSIGTSVSSAVIGMVLANTADHVGGVAIPTMTGFRTSFLIATGAVALGLVFALFLPSARRSARTQLRASSEEDANLRAATEALAGFHGRVLSPSGAPVARAKVTLIDRRGRQAGAALTDEGGRYSLSVPGDGSYVLAATAAGHAPLASAAAHRGDDRAVELDLLLPGGSDVRA